One Sediminicola sp. YIK13 DNA segment encodes these proteins:
- a CDS encoding SulP family inorganic anion transporter, translated as MKKYLNLFDFSQKVNYRTEILSGLTVAFALVPEAIAFALIPGFSPLTGLYAAFVIALITSILGGRPGMISGATGAVAVIFVGLILELKDNFPGITPETILHYVFATVIIAGLLQITAGVLKLGKFIRLVPHPVMFGFVNGLAIIIFMAQFPNFYEKGTTDLLSGAAFWTMLGLTVLTMVIIWGFPKITKAIPSSLLAIIVVSAIVLGFGIDTRTVADTIAVGESIKGGFPPLSIPNIPLTLETFKIIFPYAAIVAGVGLIESLLTLNIIDEITDTRGSGNKECIAQGTANIFSGFLSGMGGCAMIGQSLINTSAGARARLSGITAAIMLLVFIMFGSSLIERLPMAALVGLMFMVAIGTFEWASFKTFKKMPTSDVVVMVLVTLITAVTHNLAIAVLLGVIISALAYSWENAKRIRARKSIDENGVKVYEIYGPLFFGSTAAFAEKFDIINDPTDIIIDFQESRVADMSGIEALNRITERYAKVGKKVHLKHLSKDCKRLLANADAIIEVNVLEDPTYKVLAGK; from the coding sequence ACGGGGTTATACGCTGCTTTCGTAATTGCGTTGATTACCTCTATTTTGGGAGGTAGACCTGGTATGATCTCTGGAGCTACCGGAGCTGTTGCAGTAATTTTTGTGGGTCTTATCCTAGAATTAAAAGATAATTTTCCAGGTATAACCCCTGAAACGATATTGCATTATGTATTCGCCACCGTTATAATAGCTGGATTACTGCAGATTACGGCCGGGGTGTTGAAATTGGGGAAGTTCATCAGACTGGTACCCCATCCCGTGATGTTCGGATTTGTAAACGGTCTGGCCATAATAATTTTCATGGCCCAGTTCCCCAACTTTTATGAAAAGGGAACAACGGATCTATTATCGGGAGCTGCATTTTGGACCATGCTTGGGCTGACCGTTTTAACAATGGTCATTATTTGGGGATTCCCAAAGATCACAAAAGCAATCCCTTCGTCTTTACTGGCAATCATCGTGGTCTCGGCCATTGTATTGGGTTTTGGCATAGATACGCGTACTGTTGCCGATACCATCGCAGTCGGGGAAAGTATTAAAGGTGGGTTCCCTCCCTTATCGATTCCCAATATTCCCTTAACCCTGGAAACGTTTAAAATTATATTCCCTTATGCAGCAATAGTTGCCGGAGTAGGGTTGATAGAAAGTCTTTTGACCTTGAATATCATTGATGAGATTACAGATACACGTGGTAGTGGAAACAAGGAATGTATAGCACAAGGAACGGCAAACATTTTTTCGGGATTCCTTTCAGGAATGGGTGGTTGTGCAATGATAGGCCAAAGTTTAATCAACACCTCTGCAGGTGCACGGGCTCGTTTGTCCGGGATAACAGCAGCCATTATGTTATTGGTGTTTATCATGTTCGGATCGAGTCTAATTGAACGTTTGCCCATGGCGGCGTTGGTTGGACTAATGTTCATGGTAGCTATAGGGACTTTTGAGTGGGCGAGCTTCAAGACGTTTAAAAAAATGCCGACCTCGGACGTTGTGGTCATGGTTTTGGTGACCCTAATAACTGCAGTGACCCATAATTTGGCCATTGCCGTACTTTTAGGTGTTATCATTTCTGCATTGGCCTATTCTTGGGAGAATGCAAAACGTATCAGGGCGCGAAAAAGTATAGATGAAAACGGGGTGAAAGTTTACGAAATATACGGTCCCCTATTTTTTGGATCTACCGCTGCCTTCGCCGAAAAATTTGATATTATTAACGACCCTACTGATATCATCATCGACTTTCAGGAAAGTAGGGTAGCCGATATGTCGGGTATTGAAGCCCTGAACAGGATTACAGAACGCTATGCCAAAGTGGGCAAAAAGGTGCATTTAAAGCATTTGAGCAAGGATTGCAAGCGTTTATTGGCAAATGCAGACGCTATTATTGAGGTAAATGTTTTGGAAGATCCCACTTACAAGGTTTTGGCAGGGAAATAA
- a CDS encoding tRNA (cytidine(34)-2'-O)-methyltransferase, protein MGFNIVLLEPEIPNNTGNIGRLSLASGSHLHLVKPFGFELDDKRVKRAGLDYWQYLSLTIYENKEEFFEVHKHKKMAFLSSHGTKDHWDIDFSDDMFLIFGKESTGISKDILAANADQLFKIPIYNERIRSLNLANAVGIIVYEGLRKLR, encoded by the coding sequence ATGGGGTTCAACATTGTTCTTTTAGAACCAGAAATACCGAACAATACCGGAAATATAGGGAGGTTAAGCCTCGCATCAGGATCTCACCTCCATTTGGTAAAGCCCTTTGGATTTGAATTGGATGACAAACGGGTAAAGAGGGCCGGGCTGGATTATTGGCAATACCTTTCCCTTACCATTTATGAGAATAAAGAAGAGTTCTTTGAAGTACATAAACACAAAAAAATGGCCTTTTTATCCAGTCACGGAACAAAAGACCACTGGGATATAGATTTTTCGGATGATATGTTCCTAATCTTTGGCAAAGAGTCTACGGGTATATCCAAAGATATTTTGGCGGCCAATGCTGACCAATTGTTTAAAATTCCCATCTATAACGAACGTATCCGGAGCCTAAATTTGGCCAATGCCGTAGGGATAATTGTATACGAAGGACTGAGAAAACTACGATAG
- a CDS encoding c-type cytochrome produces MKKLLTILALGALIIGCGEKKEEKKDGFEMNRTKKEVKAADSDEGVPVDLSNKGVGPIKSMSFDATVDADLAAKGEAKFNAICTACHMAEQRMIGPALKGVYDRRSPEWVMNMILNPDGMLKEDPIAKALLKEYNNSQMMNQNLTEEEARAVAEYLRTL; encoded by the coding sequence ATGAAAAAATTACTCACAATTTTAGCTCTTGGAGCCCTCATCATTGGGTGTGGCGAAAAGAAAGAAGAAAAGAAAGATGGTTTTGAAATGAACCGCACCAAGAAAGAAGTAAAGGCTGCGGATTCTGATGAAGGTGTTCCTGTTGATTTGAGCAATAAAGGTGTTGGCCCTATAAAATCCATGTCCTTTGACGCGACTGTTGATGCAGATCTAGCAGCAAAAGGTGAAGCAAAATTCAATGCCATTTGTACGGCTTGTCATATGGCGGAACAACGAATGATCGGTCCTGCCCTTAAAGGTGTTTATGACCGTAGGAGCCCGGAATGGGTGATGAACATGATCCTCAATCCTGACGGCATGCTCAAAGAAGACCCTATTGCAAAAGCTCTATTGAAAGAATATAATAATTCGCAAATGATGAACCAGAATCTCACAGAGGAAGAGGCACGGGCCGTGGCGGAATATCTTCGCACGCTATAA